A single region of the Roseivivax sp. THAF197b genome encodes:
- a CDS encoding ABC transporter permease codes for MSDTAPIAGQGAGVGRSGRVALFARAAGAGLAPVLTVVAALIVFWYLACIPMNAAQSVRDAARADIAVSPESPAERRVMGGLALALANPGVAIDGAYTQDRARLPAPHQVATELWNSTAAIAPTSPRSLIYHGWVTLSATGLGFLIGTGLGILLAVGIVHSRVMDMSVMPWAIVSQTIPIIAIAPMIIVVLYSIGIQGLVPKAVISAYLSFFPVIVGMVKGLRSPDAMQLDLLATYGASKSETFWKLRLPASMPYLFASLKIGFAAALIGAIVGELPTGATAGLGARLLAGSYYGQTVQIWSALFAAAILAALCVGLIGVIERALLAKMGMRR; via the coding sequence ATGAGCGATACCGCTCCCATCGCAGGGCAGGGCGCGGGTGTCGGGCGGTCGGGCCGCGTGGCGCTTTTCGCGCGAGCTGCCGGCGCGGGGCTGGCGCCGGTTCTGACCGTCGTCGCGGCGCTGATCGTCTTCTGGTATCTCGCCTGCATCCCCATGAACGCCGCGCAATCGGTTCGGGATGCGGCGCGAGCAGATATCGCCGTCAGCCCCGAAAGCCCTGCCGAACGGCGCGTCATGGGCGGGCTGGCCCTGGCGCTGGCCAATCCGGGCGTGGCCATTGACGGGGCCTACACGCAGGACCGCGCGCGGCTGCCCGCCCCGCATCAGGTGGCGACGGAGCTGTGGAACTCCACCGCCGCAATCGCCCCCACATCGCCGCGCAGCCTGATATATCACGGTTGGGTCACGCTGTCGGCCACGGGACTCGGCTTTCTGATCGGCACCGGGCTTGGCATCCTTCTGGCCGTGGGGATCGTGCATTCCCGCGTGATGGATATGAGCGTCATGCCCTGGGCGATCGTCAGCCAGACCATACCGATCATCGCCATCGCGCCGATGATCATCGTGGTGCTCTATTCCATCGGCATTCAGGGTCTCGTGCCCAAGGCTGTCATCTCCGCGTATCTCTCGTTCTTCCCGGTGATCGTGGGCATGGTGAAGGGCCTGCGCTCGCCCGATGCGATGCAGCTCGACCTGCTTGCGACCTATGGGGCCAGCAAGTCCGAGACCTTCTGGAAGCTGCGCCTGCCCGCGTCGATGCCTTATCTCTTCGCATCGCTGAAGATTGGTTTCGCCGCAGCCCTCATCGGTGCCATCGTGGGCGAATTGCCTACGGGCGCCACGGCGGGGCTGGGCGCGCGGCTTCTGGCGGGGAGCTATTACGGGCAGACGGTGCAGATCTGGTCTGCGCTTTTCGCGGCGGCCATTCTGGCGGCGCTCTGCGTGGGGCTCATCGGCGTGATCGAACGCGCACTTCTGGCAAAGATGGGGATGCGGCGATGA
- a CDS encoding ABC transporter ATP-binding protein, translating into MATAPVIRAKDLNLTFQTNDGPVHALKDVNLDVAKGEFVSFIGPSGCGKTTFLRCVAGLETPTGGTLTVDGMTPDEARKARAYGYVFQAAGLYPWRTIGGNIRLPLEIMKYSSAEKDRRVKETLELVDLAGFEQKYPWQLSGGMQQRASIARALSFDAAILLMDEPFGALDEIVRDRLNEELLNLWARTEKTMLFVTHSIPEAVYLSTKIVVMSPRPGRISDVIDSPLPKERPLDIRDSREFIEIAHRVREGLRAGMEAA; encoded by the coding sequence ATGGCTACTGCCCCGGTGATCCGCGCCAAGGATCTGAACCTCACCTTTCAGACCAATGATGGCCCCGTCCATGCGCTGAAGGATGTGAACCTCGACGTTGCCAAGGGCGAGTTCGTGTCCTTCATCGGGCCTTCGGGCTGCGGCAAGACGACCTTTCTGCGCTGCGTGGCGGGGCTGGAGACGCCGACGGGCGGCACGCTCACGGTGGACGGAATGACGCCGGACGAGGCGCGAAAGGCGCGCGCCTATGGCTATGTCTTTCAGGCGGCAGGGCTCTATCCGTGGCGTACGATCGGCGGGAATATCCGCCTGCCGCTGGAGATCATGAAATATTCCTCGGCGGAGAAAGACCGCCGCGTGAAGGAAACGCTGGAACTCGTTGATCTTGCAGGGTTCGAGCAGAAATACCCATGGCAGCTTTCGGGCGGGATGCAGCAGCGCGCCTCCATCGCGCGGGCGCTCAGTTTCGACGCAGCGATCCTGTTGATGGACGAGCCCTTCGGCGCGCTGGACGAGATCGTGCGCGACCGGCTCAACGAGGAGCTACTGAACCTCTGGGCGCGCACGGAGAAGACCATGCTCTTCGTCACCCATTCGATCCCCGAGGCGGTCTATCTCTCGACCAAGATCGTGGTGATGTCGCCCCGTCCGGGCCGTATCTCGGACGTGATCGACAGCCCGCTGCCCAAGGAACGCCCGCTCGATATCCGCGACAGCCGCGAGTTCATCGAGATCGCCCACCGCGTCCGCGAAGGCCTCCGCGCGGGCATGGAGGCGGCATGA
- the hydA gene encoding dihydropyrimidinase, translating into MTKVIKNGTIVTADRTWKADILIEGETIKQIGEDLKGDEYIDAEGAYVIPGGIDPHTHLEMPFMGTTAAETFETGTWAAACGGTTMLVDFCLPGADGSIKNAINEWHRKSAPQICSDIGYHMAITGWNETIFNEMKDAVDMGVNSFKHFMAYKGALMIEDDEMFASFKRCKELGALPMVHAENGDIVADLQQEMLAKGITGPEGHAYSRPPEVEGEAANRAIMIADAAGVPLYIVHVSCEQAHEAIRRARQKGMRVYGEPLAQFLTLDESEYFNKDWDHAARRVMSPPFRSKEHQDGLWAGLQAGSLQVVATDHAAFSTEQKRMGVGDFTKIPNGSNGLEERLGVLWTQGVETGRLTMNEFVAVTSSNVAKILNIYPKKGALVEGADADIVVWDPSITKTISASNHHSILDYNVFEGFEVTAQPRYTLSRGEVIWAWGQNSQPQPGRGRFVPRPAFPSAHTALSKWKALTAPKMIQRDPMNIPAGI; encoded by the coding sequence ATGACCAAGGTCATCAAGAACGGCACCATCGTCACCGCCGACCGCACCTGGAAGGCCGATATCCTGATCGAGGGCGAAACGATCAAGCAGATCGGCGAGGACCTGAAAGGCGACGAATATATCGACGCCGAAGGCGCCTACGTGATCCCCGGCGGCATCGACCCGCACACGCATCTGGAGATGCCCTTCATGGGCACCACCGCCGCCGAGACCTTCGAGACCGGCACCTGGGCCGCGGCCTGTGGCGGCACCACGATGCTTGTCGATTTCTGCCTGCCGGGGGCCGACGGCTCGATCAAGAACGCGATCAACGAATGGCACCGCAAGTCCGCGCCGCAGATCTGCTCCGACATCGGCTATCATATGGCCATCACCGGCTGGAACGAGACGATCTTCAACGAGATGAAGGATGCCGTCGATATGGGCGTCAATTCCTTCAAGCATTTCATGGCCTACAAGGGCGCGCTGATGATCGAGGACGACGAGATGTTCGCCTCCTTCAAGCGCTGCAAGGAGTTGGGCGCGCTGCCGATGGTGCATGCGGAGAACGGTGATATCGTCGCCGATCTGCAGCAGGAGATGCTGGCGAAGGGCATCACCGGGCCGGAAGGTCACGCCTATTCGCGCCCGCCGGAAGTGGAGGGTGAGGCCGCCAACCGCGCCATCATGATCGCCGATGCGGCGGGCGTGCCGCTTTATATCGTGCATGTCTCCTGCGAGCAGGCGCACGAAGCGATCCGGCGCGCGCGACAGAAGGGCATGCGGGTCTATGGCGAGCCGCTGGCGCAGTTCCTGACCCTAGATGAGAGCGAGTATTTCAACAAGGATTGGGACCACGCCGCGCGCCGCGTGATGTCGCCGCCCTTCCGTTCGAAAGAGCATCAGGACGGGCTCTGGGCCGGGCTTCAGGCGGGCAGCCTGCAGGTCGTGGCCACCGACCACGCCGCCTTCTCCACCGAGCAGAAGCGCATGGGCGTGGGCGATTTCACCAAGATCCCCAACGGCTCGAACGGGCTGGAGGAACGGCTCGGCGTGCTCTGGACACAAGGGGTCGAGACGGGCCGCCTGACGATGAACGAATTCGTCGCCGTGACCTCGTCGAACGTCGCCAAGATCCTCAACATCTACCCCAAGAAGGGCGCGCTCGTGGAAGGGGCCGATGCGGATATCGTCGTCTGGGATCCGTCGATCACCAAGACGATCTCGGCTTCGAACCATCACTCCATCCTCGATTACAACGTGTTCGAGGGCTTCGAGGTCACCGCTCAGCCGCGCTACACGCTCTCGCGCGGCGAGGTCATCTGGGCTTGGGGTCAGAACAGCCAGCCCCAGCCCGGAAGGGGCCGCTTCGTGCCGCGCCCGGCCTTCCCCTCGGCGCATACCGCGCTGTCCAAGTGGAAGGCGCTGACCGCGCCTAAGATGATCCAGCGCGATCCGATGAACATTCCGGCGGGTATTTGA
- a CDS encoding Zn-dependent hydrolase, whose protein sequence is MAAPGENLRINGDRLWDSLMEMAKIGPGVAGGNNRQTLTDEDAEGRALFQSWCEAAGCSMGLDQMGNMFARREGTDPDALPVYVGSHLDTQPTGGKYDGVLGVLGGLEILRTLNDLGIKTKHPIVVTNFTNEEGTRFAPAMLSSGVFAGIHDQDWAYARTDAAGKTFGDELTRIGWKGDEEVGARKMHAFFELHIEQGPILEAEKKDIGVVTHGQGLSWTQVTVTGKDAHTGSTPMPMRKNAGLGMARILEKVDEIAWSHKPHAVGAAGHIDVYPNSRNVIPGKVVFTVDFRCPDLSVIEDMETRLRVEGQTIADEMGLEVVFEKVGGFDPVAFDEGCVKAVRDAAERLGYSHMDIISGAGHDACWINQVAPTAMIMCPCVDGLSHNEAEEISKDWAAAGTDVLMHAVVETAEIVE, encoded by the coding sequence ATGGCAGCACCAGGCGAAAATCTCAGGATCAATGGCGACCGGCTCTGGGACAGCCTGATGGAGATGGCCAAGATCGGCCCCGGCGTTGCGGGTGGCAACAATCGCCAGACCCTCACGGATGAGGATGCGGAAGGGCGCGCGCTTTTTCAATCCTGGTGCGAGGCGGCGGGCTGCAGCATGGGGCTCGACCAGATGGGCAACATGTTCGCGCGCCGCGAGGGCACCGATCCCGATGCGCTGCCTGTCTATGTTGGCAGCCATCTCGACACCCAGCCCACGGGCGGCAAATATGACGGCGTTCTGGGTGTGCTGGGCGGGCTGGAGATCCTGCGCACGCTCAATGACCTGGGGATCAAGACCAAGCACCCGATCGTGGTGACGAATTTCACCAACGAAGAAGGTACGCGCTTTGCGCCCGCCATGCTGTCCTCGGGCGTTTTCGCGGGCATTCACGATCAGGACTGGGCGTACGCCCGGACCGACGCGGCAGGCAAGACCTTCGGAGATGAGCTGACCCGCATCGGCTGGAAGGGCGACGAAGAGGTGGGCGCACGGAAGATGCATGCCTTCTTCGAGCTGCACATTGAACAGGGACCGATCCTCGAGGCCGAAAAGAAGGATATCGGTGTCGTCACGCATGGCCAGGGCCTCAGCTGGACGCAGGTGACGGTGACGGGCAAGGACGCGCATACCGGCTCGACGCCCATGCCGATGCGCAAGAATGCGGGCCTCGGCATGGCGCGCATCCTCGAAAAGGTCGACGAGATCGCCTGGTCGCACAAGCCCCATGCCGTGGGCGCTGCGGGACATATCGACGTCTATCCCAATTCGCGCAACGTGATCCCCGGAAAGGTCGTCTTCACGGTCGATTTCCGCTGTCCCGACCTTTCGGTGATCGAGGATATGGAGACAAGGCTGCGCGTCGAGGGTCAGACGATCGCCGACGAGATGGGGCTCGAGGTCGTCTTCGAGAAGGTCGGCGGCTTCGATCCCGTGGCCTTCGATGAAGGCTGCGTCAAGGCCGTGCGCGATGCCGCCGAACGGCTGGGCTATTCGCATATGGATATCATCTCGGGCGCGGGGCACGATGCCTGCTGGATCAACCAGGTGGCGCCCACGGCGATGATCATGTGCCCTTGCGTGGACGGCCTGAGCCACAACGAGGCCGAGGAGATTTCCAAGGATTGGGCCGCGGCCGGGACGGATGTGCTGATGCATGCCGTGGTCGAGACGGCGGAGATCGTCGAATAA
- a CDS encoding TetR family transcriptional regulator C-terminal domain-containing protein: MDTSARPAPEKPEGKPLSRIQMRNRERILDAALDVFSSQGFRGATLDEIADRAGMSKPNILYYFDGKEAIHVALLNGLMAKWLAPLEALRDEDSPLDALMAYVATKLDMSRSMPRESRLFANEVLQGAPRMGPHLRAGLKPLFDEKCRLIRRWIEAGRIAPVDPEHLLFTIWAVTQHYADFEAQVDVLVAGQAGGWDRATAHVDGMFRTLLSPQRA; encoded by the coding sequence ATGGACACGTCTGCTCGCCCCGCGCCCGAAAAGCCCGAGGGAAAACCCCTCAGCCGCATTCAGATGCGGAACCGTGAACGGATCCTCGACGCGGCGCTTGATGTGTTCTCATCCCAAGGTTTCCGCGGTGCCACGCTCGATGAGATTGCGGACAGGGCAGGCATGTCAAAGCCGAACATCCTGTATTATTTCGATGGCAAGGAAGCGATCCACGTGGCGCTTCTGAACGGCCTGATGGCCAAATGGTTGGCGCCGCTCGAGGCCCTGCGCGACGAGGACTCGCCGCTCGATGCGCTCATGGCCTATGTGGCGACCAAGCTCGACATGAGCCGGTCCATGCCGCGCGAAAGCCGTCTGTTCGCGAATGAAGTCCTGCAGGGCGCGCCCCGGATGGGACCTCATCTTCGCGCCGGATTGAAACCGCTCTTCGACGAAAAATGTCGGTTGATCCGGCGCTGGATCGAGGCGGGCCGGATCGCGCCGGTCGACCCGGAGCATTTGCTCTTCACGATCTGGGCGGTCACCCAGCATTACGCGGATTTCGAAGCGCAGGTCGATGTGCTCGTGGCCGGACAGGCCGGTGGCTGGGACCGTGCGACAGCACATGTAGACGGCATGTTTCGCACGCTTCTGTCTCCGCAGCGCGCTTAA
- a CDS encoding N-(5'-phosphoribosyl)anthranilate isomerase — MQMQRVTTLPTREQWLAQLFGAQAVAKGGVVRRATRDVDRMIGRDAFKREVRLRGFHLVECGGQMIVICNAGQLTVLV; from the coding sequence ATGCAGATGCAGCGCGTCACCACCCTCCCGACCCGGGAACAATGGCTGGCTCAATTGTTTGGAGCCCAGGCCGTTGCGAAAGGAGGTGTTGTCCGACGCGCGACGAGGGATGTGGACCGGATGATCGGGCGGGACGCATTCAAACGCGAAGTTCGATTGCGCGGATTTCACCTGGTGGAATGCGGAGGGCAGATGATTGTCATCTGCAACGCCGGGCAATTGACGGTGCTCGTCTGA
- the preA gene encoding NAD-dependent dihydropyrimidine dehydrogenase subunit PreA — translation MADLTTNFVGIESPNPFWLASAPPTDKEYNVRRAFEAGWGGVVWKTLGSEGPPVVNVNGPRYGAIYGADRRLLGLNNIELITDRPLSVNLEEMARVKADYPDRALIASIMVPCEEAEWKAILPRVAETGADGIELNFGCPHGMSERGMGSAVGQVPEYIEMVTRWCKQYYDKPVIVKLTPNITDIRKPAEAARNGGADAVSLINTINSITSVDLDQMCPQPTIDGKGSHGGYCGPAVKPIALSMVSEIARAEATHGLPISGIGGVTTWRDAAEFMALGCGNVQVCTAAMTYGFRIVEEMKRGLSAWMDEKGYTNTSDFVGMAVPNVTDWQYLNLNYVTKARIDQDACIQCGRCYAACEDTSHQAIAMKPGRVFEVIDEECVACNLCVDVCPVENCISMVEMAPGETDPRTGRVVEEAYANWTQHPNNPMSVEAAE, via the coding sequence ATGGCCGATCTGACGACCAACTTCGTGGGCATTGAAAGCCCGAACCCGTTCTGGCTGGCCTCCGCGCCGCCGACCGACAAGGAATACAACGTGCGTCGCGCCTTCGAGGCGGGCTGGGGCGGCGTCGTGTGGAAGACGCTGGGCTCGGAAGGGCCGCCCGTCGTCAATGTGAACGGCCCGCGTTACGGCGCCATCTATGGAGCGGATCGGCGCCTTCTGGGGCTCAATAATATCGAGCTGATCACCGACCGGCCGCTTTCGGTCAATCTCGAGGAGATGGCCCGCGTCAAGGCCGACTACCCCGACCGGGCCCTGATCGCGTCGATCATGGTGCCTTGCGAAGAAGCCGAGTGGAAAGCGATCCTGCCGCGGGTGGCGGAGACCGGCGCAGACGGGATCGAGCTGAATTTCGGCTGTCCGCACGGGATGAGCGAGCGTGGCATGGGCTCTGCCGTGGGGCAGGTCCCGGAATACATCGAAATGGTCACGCGCTGGTGCAAGCAATATTACGACAAGCCGGTGATCGTGAAGCTGACACCGAACATCACCGATATCCGGAAGCCCGCGGAGGCGGCCCGCAACGGTGGCGCGGATGCGGTTTCCTTGATCAACACGATCAATTCGATCACCTCGGTCGACCTTGACCAGATGTGCCCGCAGCCGACGATTGACGGGAAGGGCAGCCACGGCGGCTATTGTGGCCCGGCCGTTAAACCCATCGCGCTGTCGATGGTGTCCGAAATTGCCCGCGCCGAAGCCACGCACGGCCTGCCGATCTCCGGCATCGGTGGCGTGACCACATGGCGGGACGCCGCGGAGTTCATGGCGCTGGGCTGCGGCAATGTTCAGGTCTGCACCGCCGCCATGACCTACGGTTTCCGTATCGTGGAAGAGATGAAGCGCGGTCTGTCTGCCTGGATGGACGAAAAGGGCTACACGAACACGTCGGATTTTGTCGGCATGGCGGTGCCCAACGTGACCGACTGGCAATATCTGAACCTCAATTACGTCACCAAGGCCCGGATCGATCAGGACGCCTGCATCCAGTGCGGTCGCTGCTATGCCGCCTGCGAGGATACCTCGCACCAGGCGATTGCCATGAAGCCGGGAAGGGTGTTCGAGGTCATCGATGAGGAATGCGTCGCCTGCAATCTCTGTGTCGACGTCTGCCCGGTTGAGAATTGCATCTCGATGGTGGAAATGGCTCCGGGAGAAACAGATCCCAGAACCGGACGCGTGGTCGAGGAGGCCTATGCGAACTGGACGCAGCATCCGAACAATCCGATGTCGGTGGAGGCGGCCGAGTAA
- a CDS encoding NAD(P)-dependent oxidoreductase — translation MTDTLTPGIAAGRLSAEEIASNFADLHAPLDPHEAAVAADRCYFCYDAPCVTACPTDIDIPLFIRQIATGQAEEAGRTIFEQNILGGMCARVCPTEDLCEGACVREIAEGKPVEIGRLQRHATDAVMARQDHPFTRAASTGKSIAVVGAGPAGLSCAHGLARHGHDVVIYEAKDKPGGLNEFGIAAYKSTDDFAQAEVAWLMQIGGIEVRYGQALGQNLTLAALEDAYDAVFLGIGLGNVNALDVDGASRDGVEDAVSFIADLRQASDLTDLAVGRNVVVIGGGMTAIDAAVQSKLLGAESVTIAYRRGQDQMGASRYEQDLATSKGVRILCNVKPVAVHGNGAAVEIELEYTREDGAGLVGTGQTIRLAADQVFRAIGQTLVAPDDFEVDGRKLKVSATGQTSRAKVWAGGDCTPGDDLTVVAVAEGRDAAADIHASLMGAAR, via the coding sequence ATGACAGACACGCTGACACCGGGGATCGCCGCAGGCCGCCTGAGCGCGGAGGAGATCGCGTCGAACTTCGCCGATCTTCATGCGCCGCTCGATCCGCACGAGGCCGCCGTGGCGGCGGATCGCTGCTATTTTTGTTATGACGCCCCCTGCGTGACGGCCTGTCCCACGGATATCGATATACCGCTTTTCATTCGCCAGATCGCTACCGGCCAGGCGGAAGAGGCGGGGCGCACCATCTTCGAGCAGAACATCCTGGGCGGCATGTGTGCCCGCGTTTGTCCGACAGAGGACCTCTGCGAAGGCGCCTGCGTGCGGGAAATCGCGGAAGGCAAACCGGTCGAGATCGGACGATTGCAGCGACATGCCACCGATGCGGTCATGGCCCGTCAGGACCACCCCTTCACGCGGGCGGCGTCGACCGGAAAGAGCATTGCCGTGGTGGGGGCAGGGCCCGCGGGGCTGTCTTGTGCCCATGGTCTGGCGCGGCATGGCCATGACGTCGTGATCTACGAGGCAAAGGACAAGCCCGGCGGGCTCAACGAGTTTGGCATCGCCGCTTACAAAAGCACGGATGATTTCGCGCAGGCCGAGGTGGCCTGGCTCATGCAGATCGGCGGTATCGAGGTCCGCTACGGGCAGGCACTCGGGCAGAACCTGACCCTGGCCGCGCTTGAGGACGCCTATGATGCCGTCTTCCTCGGGATCGGGCTGGGCAATGTGAATGCCCTCGATGTCGACGGTGCGTCGCGGGACGGTGTCGAGGATGCGGTGAGCTTCATTGCCGATCTCCGTCAGGCCTCGGATCTCACGGATCTGGCGGTGGGGCGCAATGTGGTGGTGATCGGCGGCGGCATGACCGCGATCGACGCCGCGGTGCAATCGAAGCTTCTGGGCGCCGAAAGCGTGACGATCGCCTATCGTCGCGGGCAGGACCAGATGGGGGCCTCGCGCTACGAGCAGGACCTCGCGACCTCCAAGGGGGTCCGGATCCTGTGCAACGTCAAGCCGGTTGCCGTGCATGGCAACGGCGCCGCAGTCGAGATCGAGCTGGAATACACCAGGGAGGACGGCGCAGGCCTCGTCGGGACCGGTCAGACCATTCGTCTCGCGGCAGATCAGGTCTTCCGCGCCATCGGCCAGACGCTGGTCGCCCCTGACGATTTCGAGGTGGATGGCCGCAAGTTGAAGGTCAGCGCGACGGGGCAGACCTCGCGCGCCAAGGTCTGGGCCGGCGGGGATTGCACGCCGGGCGATGACCTGACCGTGGTTGCCGTTGCCGAAGGACGCGACGCCGCCGCCGACATCCACGCAAGCCTCATGGGCGCGGCACGCTGA
- a CDS encoding DEAD/DEAH box helicase yields MIPTLADALSERGYTALTDVQEAVTAPELAAADLLVSAQTGSGKTVGFGLAIAPTLLEGAETFGPAGAPLALIVAPTRELAMQVARELEWLFARTSARVATCIGGMDARQERRTLERGAHIVVGTPGRLRDHIMRSALELGDIRAIVLDEADEMLDLGFREDLEFMLAETPASKRTLLFSATVPPAIAELAKRYQRDAVRVTTQTKGSQHADIAYQAIQVAQHDAEAAILNLLRFHDAQTAIVFANTRAAVARLTARLANRGVSVVSISGELSQDERSHALQALRDGRARVCVATDVAARGIDLPNLELVVHADLPQNTEALLHRSGRTGRAGRKGISALIVPDKAANKATRLLKWAKITADWIAAPSADDISARDEARLLADPAWSTPAAEDEAAFAARLMEAFSAEQIAVACLRLYRAGLSAPEELNTRPPRGAAERGAERAPFGPSAWVTLSVGRAQKAEPRWLLPLLCRAGGLDKDQIGKIRVSETETTVEITEAALPDFLAKLGPDGLLENDVRATTQGAAPSAAAARKPHPAPRGDKHDGTGPKSGSAPARKPRDGQAHTKGSAPLGTPKPPKAAKPASAKSDGPGAPVAAKPARDAASSDGKKDWKRPDRKEKGAAEATKTGASSAKAGGRDEATGKSSRSDGAKTGMSQGKPKTSKSAPGRTQKNAGPKGPGVGKSSGAKPPSSARAGASDPSQPMGKRRATARAKARGGDAAPKRRR; encoded by the coding sequence ATGATCCCGACCCTTGCCGATGCGCTGAGCGAGCGTGGCTATACCGCACTGACCGATGTCCAGGAGGCGGTGACAGCGCCCGAGCTTGCCGCGGCCGACCTTCTTGTCTCCGCGCAGACCGGATCAGGCAAGACGGTGGGGTTCGGCCTTGCCATCGCGCCCACGCTTCTAGAGGGCGCCGAAACCTTCGGCCCGGCCGGTGCGCCGCTTGCCCTGATCGTGGCCCCCACGCGCGAACTGGCCATGCAGGTGGCCCGCGAGTTGGAATGGCTGTTTGCCAGGACCTCGGCACGGGTTGCGACCTGCATCGGCGGCATGGATGCGCGGCAGGAACGTCGCACGCTCGAACGCGGCGCCCATATCGTCGTGGGCACGCCCGGCCGTCTGCGCGATCACATCATGCGCAGCGCACTCGAGCTGGGCGATATCCGCGCCATCGTGCTCGACGAGGCCGACGAGATGCTCGATCTGGGCTTCCGCGAAGACCTTGAGTTCATGCTGGCCGAGACCCCCGCGAGCAAACGCACATTGCTGTTCTCGGCCACGGTGCCGCCCGCCATCGCCGAATTGGCCAAGCGCTATCAGCGCGACGCGGTCCGCGTGACCACCCAGACCAAGGGCAGCCAGCACGCCGATATCGCCTACCAGGCGATCCAGGTCGCACAGCACGACGCCGAGGCCGCGATTCTGAATCTTTTGCGCTTTCACGATGCGCAAACAGCGATCGTGTTCGCCAATACAAGGGCGGCGGTGGCGCGCCTGACCGCACGTCTGGCCAATCGGGGCGTATCCGTGGTCAGCATTTCGGGCGAGCTCAGCCAAGACGAACGCAGCCATGCGTTGCAGGCGCTTCGGGATGGCCGCGCCCGCGTTTGCGTCGCCACAGATGTGGCCGCGCGCGGCATCGACCTGCCCAATCTCGAACTCGTCGTTCATGCGGATCTGCCCCAGAACACCGAGGCATTGCTGCACCGTTCGGGACGCACCGGACGTGCCGGGCGCAAAGGCATCTCGGCGCTGATCGTGCCGGACAAGGCAGCGAACAAGGCCACGCGCCTTCTGAAATGGGCGAAAATCACGGCCGATTGGATCGCGGCCCCCTCCGCCGACGACATCAGCGCGCGCGACGAGGCCCGGCTTCTGGCCGATCCGGCCTGGTCGACGCCCGCCGCGGAAGATGAAGCGGCCTTCGCCGCGCGGCTGATGGAGGCGTTTTCCGCCGAACAGATCGCGGTGGCCTGCCTTCGGCTGTACCGCGCCGGACTGTCTGCGCCGGAGGAATTGAACACGCGGCCGCCCCGGGGGGCCGCGGAGCGTGGGGCAGAGCGCGCGCCTTTCGGACCCTCCGCATGGGTGACCCTGTCGGTCGGGCGGGCGCAAAAGGCCGAACCGCGGTGGCTTTTGCCGCTTCTGTGTCGCGCAGGGGGTCTCGACAAGGACCAGATCGGCAAGATCCGTGTCAGCGAGACGGAAACCACCGTGGAAATCACCGAAGCCGCCTTGCCCGACTTCCTGGCGAAACTCGGACCGGACGGGCTGCTGGAGAATGATGTGCGCGCGACGACCCAGGGGGCGGCCCCGTCCGCCGCAGCTGCGCGAAAACCGCACCCTGCGCCGCGGGGCGATAAGCATGACGGGACCGGGCCGAAGTCTGGCTCGGCTCCGGCGCGCAAACCCCGTGACGGCCAAGCGCACACGAAGGGTTCCGCGCCTCTCGGAACGCCGAAACCCCCGAAGGCGGCCAAACCGGCATCTGCCAAGTCTGACGGCCCTGGCGCACCGGTTGCGGCAAAGCCAGCGCGGGATGCAGCTTCATCTGACGGCAAGAAAGACTGGAAGCGTCCGGATCGCAAAGAGAAAGGCGCAGCTGAAGCCACGAAAACAGGCGCTTCCTCCGCGAAAGCCGGAGGGCGGGATGAGGCGACCGGTAAGTCGTCGCGTTCCGACGGCGCCAAAACCGGCATGTCCCAGGGCAAGCCCAAAACTTCGAAATCGGCGCCGGGGCGTACGCAGAAAAATGCAGGCCCCAAAGGACCGGGGGTCGGAAAATCGAGCGGAGCAAAACCGCCTTCCTCCGCGCGGGCGGGCGCGTCGGATCCCTCGCAGCCGATGGGCAAGCGTCGGGCTACGGCCCGCGCGAAAGCCCGTGGCGGAGACGCCGCTCCGAAAAGGCGGCGCTGA